Proteins from one Niallia circulans genomic window:
- a CDS encoding nitroreductase family protein, protein MSLSSLFQETRAVSQFSQKQIPQELILNILDEATWAPNHQNREPWHVIFITSETKQKLSQNLTKENDHQLKAAIAHSSVCLIITSKMSQDVHITNEDFAAVCCFIQNIQLLAWANQIGMTWQLDDYKDIQSLIDIQQDERIAGILCLGYFDELPKKNLVNVESQIATW, encoded by the coding sequence ATGAGCTTATCATCGCTTTTTCAAGAAACGCGTGCTGTCAGTCAGTTTTCCCAAAAACAGATACCCCAAGAATTAATACTAAATATTTTGGATGAAGCCACTTGGGCCCCTAATCATCAAAATCGCGAGCCATGGCACGTAATATTCATTACAAGCGAGACAAAACAGAAGTTATCCCAAAATCTTACTAAAGAAAACGATCATCAATTAAAGGCAGCTATAGCTCACTCCTCAGTTTGTTTAATCATTACGTCAAAAATGAGTCAGGATGTACATATCACGAATGAAGATTTTGCTGCTGTTTGTTGCTTCATTCAAAATATCCAACTACTTGCATGGGCAAATCAGATTGGCATGACCTGGCAACTCGACGACTATAAAGATATTCAATCCTTAATTGATATTCAGCAAGATGAAAGAATTGCAGGCATCCTTTGTCTCGGTTATTTTGACGAACTTCCGAAAAAGAATCTTGTAAATGTTGAGAGTCAAATTGCTACATGGTAA
- a CDS encoding nitroreductase family protein, which produces MIKNLTLTTNINNAENMASLIRERRSIRRFETHPVSTQQITELLQLSIQSPALDQQEAACRFILVSSPEGKESLAAGIIASFSEHGLYRRMPNKLKQMFIKRTAQIPAFLVAIQKGSTKESIKNYAAICAILQSFSLLAWDHQLGTVWNTEPYIYNKLFTDKLDLNEQEQVVCIMYVGKWKKMPNSKHRTAIKEKLTFK; this is translated from the coding sequence ATGATTAAAAATTTAACTTTGACAACGAATATAAATAATGCTGAAAATATGGCTAGTCTTATAAGAGAGCGGCGAAGTATTCGCCGCTTTGAAACACATCCAGTTTCAACCCAACAAATAACAGAACTGCTTCAACTATCCATACAATCACCAGCTTTGGATCAGCAGGAAGCAGCTTGTCGCTTTATCCTAGTTTCCAGTCCAGAAGGCAAGGAAAGCTTAGCAGCTGGAATTATTGCCTCTTTTTCCGAGCATGGTTTATATAGAAGAATGCCCAATAAGCTTAAGCAGATGTTTATAAAACGAACTGCACAAATCCCCGCCTTTTTGGTTGCCATCCAAAAAGGCTCTACAAAAGAGAGTATCAAAAACTATGCCGCAATCTGTGCCATCCTTCAAAGCTTTTCCTTACTAGCTTGGGATCACCAATTAGGAACTGTGTGGAATACAGAACCATATATTTATAACAAGCTTTTCACAGACAAACTTGATTTAAATGAACAGGAGCAAGTTGTCTGCATTATGTATGTTGGTAAGTGGAAGAAGATGCCCAACTCCAAACACCGAACAGCTATTAAAGAAAAACTAACCTTTAAATAA
- a CDS encoding ABC transporter ATP-binding protein, with protein MLSRLLHLSEKGTKDLKQAIFFCVLSNLVLFVPLMIIMLTMQTIIDPLVTNEPLDTSRLWVLFGFGVISAVVYFLVYGMEYDKTYTAAYAESTNMRMKVAEHMRRLPLSFFNRKDLSELTTNIMGDCTTIEHMVSHAIPQIVANSISITIVSILLAFYDWRMTLALLFVLPISMGIIYLSRKIQERFGKRHVKAKLNVSKQMQEYLDGIKVVKAFGLSGEKSTVLKMALKQMMKESIKFEAIAGSFITLASVILQVGIGIVILVGVNLLTAGSLDVVKFLTFAMISTRIYTPVLVILTMFTEIMYLFTSTKRMKQLRNEPAMEGETAVNLSDCSIEFKNVSFAYNKDSVINNMNITIPQNTVTALVGPSGSGKSTISRLIARFWDVSNGEILVGNKNIRSIDPEALMSYMSFVFQEVMLFNDTVINNIRIGKQEATDEEVFAAAKMARCDGFIEKMRDGYETLIGENGSTLSGGERQRISIARAILKNAPIVLLDEATASIDPENEVLIQEAISELVRNRTVIVIAHKLKTIAGANKIIVLDNGNLSEQGTHEDLLAKKGLYAKLWDIQQESMGWSVNLVESNK; from the coding sequence ATGCTTAGTAGACTTCTACATCTCTCCGAAAAAGGTACAAAGGATTTAAAACAAGCAATTTTTTTCTGTGTACTGTCTAATCTAGTCCTTTTCGTACCTTTGATGATTATCATGCTCACCATGCAGACTATCATTGATCCACTCGTTACAAATGAACCTTTGGATACAAGCAGACTATGGGTTCTTTTCGGATTTGGCGTAATTAGTGCCGTAGTTTACTTTCTTGTCTACGGAATGGAATATGATAAGACCTATACCGCAGCATACGCTGAAAGTACGAATATGCGAATGAAGGTTGCAGAACATATGCGGAGGCTTCCCCTTTCCTTCTTCAACCGGAAGGATTTGTCGGAACTAACAACAAACATTATGGGTGACTGCACTACTATTGAACACATGGTGAGCCATGCCATTCCGCAAATTGTTGCAAACTCCATTTCTATTACGATTGTCTCTATCTTACTGGCCTTCTATGATTGGCGTATGACACTTGCTTTACTATTCGTTCTTCCTATTTCCATGGGAATAATCTATCTTTCACGAAAAATCCAGGAAAGGTTTGGAAAACGCCATGTTAAGGCGAAATTAAACGTATCAAAACAGATGCAGGAGTACTTAGATGGCATAAAAGTTGTTAAGGCATTTGGTCTGTCTGGTGAAAAATCGACTGTATTGAAAATGGCACTCAAGCAAATGATGAAAGAATCGATAAAATTTGAAGCAATTGCTGGCAGCTTTATCACCCTTGCTTCCGTCATTTTACAGGTAGGTATCGGCATTGTCATACTGGTTGGCGTCAATCTGTTGACTGCTGGCAGTCTAGATGTCGTTAAATTTCTTACATTCGCGATGATTAGTACCCGTATTTATACTCCCGTCCTTGTTATTTTAACTATGTTCACTGAAATCATGTATCTCTTCACCTCAACAAAGCGCATGAAGCAACTACGAAATGAGCCTGCAATGGAAGGTGAAACAGCTGTTAATCTTTCTGATTGCAGCATTGAATTTAAAAATGTTTCCTTTGCATATAACAAGGATTCCGTTATAAACAACATGAACATCACCATACCGCAGAACACGGTGACAGCGCTTGTGGGTCCTTCAGGATCAGGTAAAAGCACCATTTCCCGGTTAATAGCCAGATTCTGGGATGTTAGTAATGGAGAAATATTGGTAGGCAACAAGAACATTCGAAGCATTGATCCAGAAGCTTTAATGAGCTATATGAGCTTTGTTTTTCAGGAAGTTATGCTCTTTAATGACACAGTTATAAATAATATTCGCATTGGTAAACAAGAGGCAACAGATGAAGAGGTATTTGCTGCCGCAAAAATGGCCAGGTGTGATGGATTTATTGAAAAAATGCGTGATGGCTATGAAACTCTTATTGGGGAAAATGGCTCCACCTTATCTGGAGGAGAGCGACAACGGATTTCGATTGCTAGAGCAATTCTAAAAAATGCACCAATTGTTTTATTAGATGAAGCTACTGCCTCCATTGATCCTGAGAATGAAGTTCTTATTCAAGAGGCTATTTCTGAACTCGTAAGAAATAGGACCGTTATTGTTATCGCCCACAAATTAAAAACAATTGCCGGAGCAAACAAAATAATTGTGCTGGATAATGGCAATCTTTCTGAACAAGGAACACATGAAGACTTGCTCGCCAAAAAAGGACTTTATGCAAAACTTTGGGATATCCAGCAAGAAAGTATGGGTTGGAGTGTTAATCTTGTTGAGTCTAACAAATAA